CCTATGCCGTATCGAACCCGCGTGGAAGAGTAAGCCCTTCTTCCTAAGGGTCTCCACTATGCGCGCGCTAGCCTCTCTAGCCGGAATACCCGCGTAAACCCCAGCTTCCTCCGTCATCGTCCCTTTCTCGTCAACGAGCACGAGCACCGGCGCACCATAGCGGCTTCCTACCACGTAGTCCTCCTCACCGTGCCCCGGGGCGCCGTGGACTAGCCCCGTGCCCTCGCTAGCCGAAACAAACTCGCGTGAGAGAACTACGGTGTGGATACCTCTCTCCCCCTTCTGCGCGAGAACTTCCTCGCTGAGAGGGTGTACGTACTTAAGTCCTTCCAGCTCCTCGCCTTTAAGCGTCCCGGCAACCCTGTAGTTTTGCACTCCAGCCTCCCTCATCACCTCTTCTAGGCGGGATGCTGCAAGCAGAAGCTGCTCGCCGCCTATATCGACCCAAACGTACTCGAGATCCGGGTTCACCATCACGAAGGTGTTAGCCGGTATGGTCCAGGGGGTAGTAGTCCATATGAGCAGGTACTTCTTCTCTTCGTTAAGCAGCGGGAATTTGACGTAGATAGACGGGTCTTCCAGCTCGACGTACTCGGTGACTTCGTAGTCAGCGAGCGACGTTTCGCACCTGGGGCACCAGTGAACAACCTTCACACCGTAGTCCAGGAGACCCCTCTCTTCCGCCTTCTTGACAAACCACCACGCCCCCTCGATGTAGTCCTTGTTGAGGGTTAAGTAGGGGTTCTCCCAGTCCATCGACACTCCAAACTCCTTGAAGTAGCTGCTCATCGACTTCACGTTGCTAAGCACGAAGGACCTGCACTCCTCGATGAACTTCTCCACCCCGTAGCTTTCGATATCCTTCTTCGTCTTGAACCCAAGCTTCTTCTCTACCTGCACCTCGATGGGGAGGCCGTGGCAGTCATAGCCAGGCTGGTCGTGCACCCTGTAACCCCGGAACCTCCAGAACCGTATAACCGCGTCCTTGAGCACCTTGTTCCACAAAGTCCCAACGTGCGGCACACCGCTTGAAGCGTACGGCGGGCCGTCTAGGAAGTAGAACTTCTCCCTCCCTCTGCTCTTCTCCCTCAGAAGCTCGTAGACTCTGTTCTTCTCCCAGAACTCTAGGATTTCCTTCTCGTACTCTTTGGGCTTGAAGGCCTGAGGTATGCTCCTTACCACAGACACGCGACCACCCCCTCCTTAAGAACCTTATACACACTAACTAAAACCCGTCCCGCCAGCGGGTGCTTCCCGCGGGTCAAATTTGGCGAGTCATAGCACCCACTCCCCCCACGCAAGGTACCTTTTAAGGGTTATGCTTTCAGAGCTTCCGGCGGTGAAGCCTTCCTTGAAGTTGTGCGTTAAACATTTAGATTAGTGCGTGAAGCGCAATAGCGGTACACATGCCAAGATTCAAGGTTGTCATCGATAGGGACCAGTGCATCAGCGACATGGCTTGCGTGAGCTTGTGCCCCGAAGTTTTTGAGATGAACGAGGAGGACGGCAAAAGCGCGATTGTCGCTAAATACAGGCTTGGAGGAAAACTGGAGGAGGGCGAGGTTCCCGGGGAGCTAGAAGACTGCGTGAAGAGCGCTGCTGAGGCTTGCCCGGTCTCCATAATTCACGTATCGAAGGTTGATTAATCCCGCTTTTACCGCTTTTTTCTTATCTAGAGAACTCTCGGTTTCCTGCGAGGAGCTCGAGTTCTCTCCTAACCCTAGTGTTGAGAATGTACACGAGCGCTCCCGCAGCGATGCCCAGAAGCACTAGAGCTGCCGCGAGCTGTCTTTCAGCCACTCCGCCGCTCAGCGGGTCCTGCCAGTCCTCGATGTTAGAGAACCCCCACTCCCTGAAGAGGGGAGCGAGATTCGTGCGGGCAGCTTCGCTCATAGCTAGAACTATTTCACGCGTAGTCTTAGCCCCTCCCCTACTACTCAAGGCGCTGAAGAGCCTAGCTATGTAGCTGGCCTGTCCATACCTCGATGAGATGTTGGCGATGATGTAGTAGCTTGCGAGGTAAGCGGCAGCCTCCTCTTCGCTCCCGCTCGGCCATTTCTCTATGAAAGAGAGCTTACCGCGGTACGCGTTGAGAACAGCTCTCGAACCGTTCTCCAGATCTCGGTGGTACTCGGAGACGTTGACGCCTATCCTCTCTGCTACGATCAGGGAAACGTACTGGGCTACTCCTTCATGAAACCACCGCGTGTTTGCGTTTGCCTCGACGCCTGCAGCTCCGAGAAACACGTGGATCATCTCGTGCACGACTGTGGTCTCGTGGTACCCAGGAGCGAACCTGATCAAAGCAAGGTTCAGCATGATGGGCCCCCTCCCGCCCGCGTTCACGTCTTCTCCCCGCACGAAACCTAAGGCCCCCAAGCCGCCCATCTGCTGCTCCGGAAGGTAAAAGCGTAAATCTACTCTCTGAACCTCGATGCCCGTCAGATCGCGAAGCTGGCTATAGGCCTGGGTAGCTATCTCTAGCGTTTTGTTTGCTATAGAGGTGTAAGGTTGCGGGTACTCAACCCTCACTCTACCGTCCATTGAGCTGATGAAAGCGGAGGGTACGCTACTCCTCATCGTGTACTCGACAACCACACGCCCCTGCAGGTCGGCCTGTGCAGTTCTCGAGAGGATGTAGACCCGGTAGTCGCCAGTCTGGTTCACAGAGCTCGGGCTCTCCCGCACGACGCTCTTAAGTAGAGGTAACTTGACGAAGACGGCGATGCTTATCGAACTGTGCGCTGTCAGAAGCGGTGACATGAACCAAGCTCTGTCACCCTGCATAAGGACAGCGTAAGGGAAGCTGAAGCAGAGCCTTAACTCGTAGCTTCCGTCGTCGGACGGGTGTAGAGTGACAGTCGTGTTGTAGTAGAAATATGCTCCCGAAGTCTCATTGTAAAGTGCGTACCCGCCTTTTAATCCGCACAGGCGAACCTTCTCGAACTTTGGCAGCGTGATCCAGAAAGTGAAAAAACCTCTGCCGCTAAACACTAGAGTCACATTCGCGTTCCCGTTCTCCCCGACGTCGATGTATGCAGAAGCGCTGGGAAGATTAACGGGCTGAGCCGCCGAGCTGACCGGGCTGAAAGAGACCAGGATTACGGCCAGCAGAGCTGCGGAAATTGCCTTACGCATGACACAACCTTATAGCCAGTCTAGTATAATCTGTTTCGCCCAGCATGTTCACTCTCGAGGTCTCGGAGAAGCACGAAAGCTGTGTCCTATGCTCCGATCTCCACTGCGAGGAGGAGTCAGAATGCTGGCAGCTGCAAGCAGTGCTTAACTTCGCTGCAAACGAGAAGGTGGACTGCCTGCTTATCCTTGGAGACCTGTTTGATCGATTACACTACAGGCTCCCAGCCGAAGAGCTGAAAAAGCACTTCGAGAAACTCACCGGTGAGGCCGAGCTTCCGCGCTACGTTTACTACACTACGAGCTTAAGCTCGCACGACCCCATTCTCCCAGCTCCCGCGAAGTTGAAGCTGAAATCTTCTGAGCTTCTAGCAGTGCCTGGAGTTCTCCGTCTCCGCGTCGGTGGGCACAGTGTATGTGGGCTTCACGGAGACCTGGTGGTCAGCAGCGGCGTTCTAGCGTTCTTACTGAACAAGCTAGCTTCCGCGGCGAGCAGGGAGCTGCTCTTAGAGGAGATAGCTAAGCGGAGGTTCTGCAGCAACCGGGAATGGGTCTTCGCAGGCCACACCCACTTACCGGGGCTGGATCCGGTCAGGAGGCTAGGCAACCCAGGCTCCTGGAAAGCGACCTGGAGCGGTAAGATACCGTACTGGAAGCCCTCCTCGTTCTCGGTGATAAAAGTCTCCGCCAACGAGGTGAAGCTCCTACGGGTTCGCTTGTAAAGGCGTCAGACTGGGACGCACTCAAAGGAAAGGCTATCGAAAGGTTGAGAAGGCATTTGGAGGAGGGTGCTGTGGATAGCGACATCGTCGAGCTTCTCGAGCTTGTAAACAGCTCCCGAGACTACTACACTACTTCTAGCTGCAGTGGGAGAATTCAGCTAGCAGCTTGCAGCCACCCCGGAGAGAAAGGGAAACTGAGAGTTTTGGCGAAGTGGCACCGGCCTATCGAGGTTTGGGAGCTTACACTTGCTCTCGCCGCCTCCCGAGAGCCCGGCGTGTGGTTTTCCGTCCACCCCCCGATCTTCCACATAGTTGCGAGGAACTTGAAGGCTGCTCACCGCCTTCTTGTCGCCGCTCGCAACAGCGGCTTCAAGCACAGCGGGATCCAGGGGCTCGGAAAGCGTATTGTCGTCGAGATAATGACTATGGAGAGGCTGGAGATGCCGCTCAGGCTGAACGGTGTTGACCTTGTTCATCCGTGGAGTTACCCTAGTATAGTGAAAACTGCTAATGACTTGTTGTCCAGATCAAAAAAGAGGTTAAAGAAGCTGGAGGAGGTTTTTCAGCTTCAGCAATGATGTTCTATATGTCTCTCAGCTCTACGTTCTGGATTCTGAGAAGTAAGACGGATGAATGCTTTTTAGCAAAAAGTTCCTAAAGAGTAACCTAAATTAATCACCTACGGTTTTGATGAACAGAGAGCGTATGTCAGCCTCTTCTCGAAAGCCAGACGAGGTTGCTGTTGCGATACTGAAAGCTTTAGTAGAGCTTGGCGGAGGGCCTGTAAGCTGCAAGGAGATAGCAGCTAAAGCCGGCCTAGATGTGAGGAGAGTGGCTGGAAAGATTAGAGGGCTGGTGAACACAGGTTACGTGGAGAAGGTAGAGGAAGGAAAGTACAGGGTCACCGATAAGGGTAGAGAGCTGGTTTCTGCCTAGAAAGAGTTGCGAGCCAGGAACCTTAAAAACTAGCAATGTTTTTCTACTCGGCTGGGATGAAGAGCGCTGGAACTGCTGATACGTGACGAGGGCTAGGACACCTGACCAGCTTGGCGAACGAGATAAAAGGCCCCTTGCTTTTTTGCTCTCCGTGGCTGCGAATTACCATGGCATGAGTGTTATGTGGTACTCTGAGTGGCTGAGCCCCCATGAAGCTCACATTCACGGAATTCTCGAGCTGATCTACGACGGTTATACAAAGTACCAGAGAGTGACTATCGCGAGAACAGGGTCTTTCGGCATGGCTCTCTTTCTCGATGGTTTCCTCCAGAGCTCCGAGTATGATGAGTTCATCTACCACGAATGCTTAGTTCACCCAGCGATGATTACACACGGCAATCCTCGCCGAGTCCTTATCATAGGGGGCGGCGAGGGGGCGACTGCTCGCGAGGTTTTGAAACACGAGAGTGTCGAGCGAGTAGTCATGGTCGATATTGACGAAGAGCTCGTAAACCTAGCGAGGAAGCACATGAGAGAGTGGCACCAGGGTGCTTTCGACGACCCGCGCCTCGAGCTGATCTTCGAGGACGGGAGAAAGTACGTCGAGGAAACAGGAGAAAAGTTTGACGTGATAATCCTGGACATTACAGACCCCGTAAGAGGAACGCCGGGGGTATACCTCTACACGAAAGAGTTCTACGAGAAAGTTCGAGAGAGACTTGGTGCTGGCGGTGTAGCAGTCACTCAAGCAACGTCTTTGCGTTACTACGAGAGAGCGTTCGCCGTGATTTATAACACATTCGCTAGAGTGTTCCCCGTATCGCGGCGGTACAAAGTGTTCGTGCCCTCTTTTTACAGCGAGTGGGGGTTCGTGATGGGGTCAATGGGTAGGGATCCGCTGGAGGTGCCCCCGCATGAGGTGAGAGAGAAGCTTTCACGCTTGAGGCTTCAATTCTTGGACGAGGAGCAGTACAGGCATCTCTTCACCATGCCGAGGTACCTTGCGAACAGGCTCAGCAGGTACACGGAAGTTTCCACGTTGAGTAGCCCACTGGAGCTATAAGCTGGCGGATCCAGCTCGAGCGAGCAGCCTCCAGTAGTTTACTCTTTCTGGCTGCTCCACTCTCTTCTGGGCGGCTCCGCCTTTCTCTGCCTCTCTCCCACTTGGAAGGAGAGGCGCCTCGTCGGTATTCCTCAAGCCGCGGAGGAGCTCGCCGTCCTCGAGCATTCTCGTAGTGTAGTTAGCTTCGCGGAAAGCAGGGTGCTCGAGTATTTTCAGAATCAGGTACTTGTTGTGTCTAATGCCTCCTATTCTCAGCTCGCTTACTGCTCTCAGTAGCCTGCTGAGCGCTTGTGCTCGCGAAGAGCCCCAGGTGATTACCTTCATAATCAAGGGATCGTAGAAGTGCGGGATCTCGTAGCCTTCGTAAACTCCGCTATCAACCCTAACCCAGGGGCCTTGAGGTATCTCGAGAAAAGTTATCTTGCCCGGCGAAGGAGCGAAGCTGTTCATGGGGTCTTCTGCGTAGATCCTCGCCTCGATCGCGTGAGCATGAATTTCGACGTTTCCTTGCTGCACTGTAGGCTTACCTTCTCCCGCTATGCGTATCTGCTGCTCCACTATATCTACCCCTGTCACCGCTTCCGTGACCGGGTGCTCAACCTGTATTCTCGAGTTCACTTCTAGCAAGTAGAAGCTTCTCGTATCCAAGTCGAAGATGAATTCAAAGGTTCCCGCGTTAGTGTATCCGCAGCTGCTCGCAGCTCTTACAGCTAACTCGCATACGTGCTTTCTCTCGTCCCAGGATAGCGAAGGCGAAGGAGCCTCTTCAATAACCTTCTGGAACCTTCTCTGAACGCTGCACTCCCTCTCAAAGAGGTGGATAACTCCTCCCCGCCACCCGAGCACCTGAACTTCGATGTGCTTCGCTTTAGGGAAGTACTTCTCCAGGTAAACTGAAGCGTTCTTGAAGTACGCGTGAGCCAAGTGAGCTGCTTGTTTCATTTTCTCTTCTAGCTCTTCCTCCGACCAGGCGACGAACATGCCTATACCTCCTCCACCGCCAGCAGGCTTCACGACGACGGGGTAGCCGATCTCCTCAGCGTAGCTCGCCGCGTCTCTCAGATCCACAGGGTTAAGCCCCCCCGGGACGATGGGTATTCCCTGGCTGCTGAAGAACCGGCGCGCGCCAAGTTTATCCCCGACGAGCTTGATGACATCGGGGTGGGGGCCGATCCAAACCAACCCGTTTTCCACCACCTTCTCCGCAAAGAGCGCATTCTGCGCTAGAAAGCCGTAACCCGGGTGTACAGCCTCCGCTCCACTCTTCAAAGCCACGTCGATGATCGCATCCATGTTAAGGTAGCTGGCTCCCGGCTCCCCTGGGCCCAAGCGGTACTTCTCATCCGCTAAGAGAGCATGAAGAGCGTTGGCGTCTGCATCGCTGTACACAGCGACTGTTCTTATACCCATATCCCTCGCGGTTCTAATAATCCTGACAGCTATCTCTCCCCTGTTAGCGATCAGGATCTTACGGAAGGGAGGCTCCATGAGGTTTCAGCCCCGCAGCAAGCTTCCCCTCCAGGCCGAAAAACTTGATGGCGTTCCCGGTCGTGGCTTCATCGACCTCCTCTACAGAGGTGCCTCGGAGCCTAGCAACTTCTTCCGCGACGCGCCGAACCGATAATGGTGTGTTGATGCCACTGTCCGGCGATAGAAAAGGTGCGTCAGTCTCCACTAGTATCGCTTCCATCGGAAAGTTCCTGGCTATTTTGCGCATAGTTTTCGTGTTCGTCACGCGGTAGTTCACAGAGAACAGGTAGCCTCGATCGAGCGCTTCTCTAGCAGCGGTCATGCTTCCTGTGAAAGAGTGCATCAGAACTTTCTTTAGCGAATAGGAGGATAGTACAGCGATGGCCTCCTCCTCGGCTTTCCTGCTGTGAATGACAACGGGTTTCCCAAGCTTCTCGGCGAGGTTAAGAAATTTCTCAAAAACTTCCTGTGCTCTCTTGTGCTCCAGCTCGTCCTTTATCCAGAAGCGGTCAAGCCCTATCTCGCCGATTCCAACTATGTCGTCTCTCCTGGACTCGACAAACGCCAGGTATTCCTCTACCTCCTCATCCGACATCTCGCTAACTTGAGTAGGGTGAAGCCCCAGCGTTACGAAGACGAAGCCAGAGTACCTGCGTGCGAGCTTCAAGGATTCGAGAGCGCCTGGAAACCCTGGTGCTTTCTCCCGGTCGAAAGGTAGACCGCAGGTTATGATGGCGTCGAGCGCTTCTCGCGCGCTCTCGAGGACTTCGTCTACTTTCTCTCGTAAGCCTGGGTAGAGGAGGTGGCAGTGCGAGTCGATCATCGCGGTCAGCTCTCTCGTAGGTAGCTTAAAGTTAATATTGCTTCCGTCAACAAGGAGAGGTTGGTTCAATGCTGAGCGCTAAGGCCACTCCAGAGAGTGTAGTTGAGAAGCTGAACCTGCTACGCTTAGAGCTGAAAGCGTACTTTCAAGAGCAGCTACCGCTATTGTTTCCCGAGATCCACGATGAGGTTAGCTACATGGTTGCTGGTGGCAAGTTCCTCCGCGGCGCTCTCTCACTTTTCTCGGCAGATGTTGCAGGCTGTGATAAAACCCGAGCTCTCCCGATAGCCTTGGCTGTCGAGCTGATGCATGCTTCAAGCCTCGTCTACGATGACATTTCAGACTCCACCGAGAGTAGGAGAGGCCAGCCGAGCTTCTGGAAGAAGTACGGGCTCGACGAGGCTGTTATCGTGCCTCACGCAGCTATGGCGACCGCCATATCGTTGATAGCCCGGTACGGTGGACCTGAAGCTGTTATTGCCAGCATGGGTGCCTGGAGAGAGGCCGCAGTAGGGCAACTGTGGGATTTGAGAGCAGCGAAGAAGAACATGAGAGTAGTAGCTTCTTACCGCGAAGTTGTCTCAAAGAAAACAGGAGAAGTTTTCGGCGCTGCATGCACTCTTCCGCTCTACGCTGCTGGGAAACGCAACCTAGCGGACATCTTTAAAAATTACGGCGTTACGCTCGGTGCAGCGTACCAGGTCATCGACGATATGTCTGACCTTTCACGTGGGGTAAAAGACAGCGGGAGCGCGCTCCTGCTTCTCGAAGAGTCTCAAGGAGATTACCTCCAGTATGGCTCCCGAGTGCTCCATCAGCTTATAACGGAACTGCTCCAACTCTCAGGAAGACTCCCGGCGGAGTGCGGGCTACTGGCCGCTGAGATACTGAGAACTTTCGCCGAAGAGGCCGGCGGGGAGGTTAGAGAGCATGTCTTCAGGATACTCGGAGGATTTGCGAGAAGCCCGCGGGCTCCCTATTAACATGTGGTTGAAAGTCGAGGAGACTTTGAGAGCCTTATTCAAGAGTGGTGCGTACAGGTTAGGCAACGCCGCAATGAGCATGGGGCTAGACTCCCTAGCCAGGAGACACGCTCTCTCCCTGCCCTCCGGGCTCGTCCTCGACATCGGGTGCGGCGACGGCTACTACTCGAGAGAGCTTGAGGAGAAAGGAGCCGAGGTGGTGTGCCTCGACCCCCTTGAGGATGTCCTCAAGGAGGCAAGGACAACTCACGCAGTAGTAGCTGTCGCTGAGTACCTTCCCTTCAGAGAAGGGAGCTTTGACTTCGTGCTAGCTATGTTTAGTGTGAGAGATTTTCTAGATAAGCCGAAGGGCTTGTGGGGCATGAGAAAGGTTTCTCGCAGAGGTGCTGTCGTTCTAGATATTTTCAATCCTAGGAGTGCTCTCCTGAGACTGCTGTTCTGGGCTTATGTCGCAGGCGTAGCACCCCTCCTAGGCTTCTTAGCATCCGGCGTGGCGCGTAGGTGGCGCTTACTTTACCCGACACTGAGATACATGCCTACCACCGCGGCCTTAGAGCGTGGAGGCGGTAGAACAATTCTCAGGTTGATGGGAGGGATCTTATCCGTTGTGTTTATTCCAAGTTTTTCCCGAGCTTCACCGGGCAACCGCTCCCGTCGGGTGGGTTGAATCGATGATATGTAACGGAAAATAAATTTAAGAGTTGAAGAAAGAAGTGAAGGAACTTCGATGTCTGCTGAGCAGCTCGACCGGCTGAAGAGTATAAGGGTCAACACAGTGGTGAAGCTCTACACACTCGTGCTTCTAGCGGAAGAGGAAAGGCATGGCTACGAGCTTATGAAGCTGCTAGCGGAGATGCTCGGTGCCCCTATAGGTCCATCGCAAGTATACCCTTTCCTTAACAAGCTGGAGAAGGCAGGGCTTCTCGGATCTAGAATCTCTGGGAGCAGGGAGAAGAAAGTCTACTACCTTACGCCTCAAGGCTACGAGTTCGTGAAAGAGCTGCTTGAAAAATCTCTATCTGTGCTTCACACAGCTGTGAAAATCCTCGGAAAGGAGAAGGTTTGCCTCCCATAGCCTCCTCCGGGAGCTAGACCCGCTTTCGGAGCCGTAGCTAGTACTGCTGGAGAGGGTTTTAAGAAGCTCTACACACCATGCTGTTGCCCGTATGAGGTACAAAGCAGTCGTGGTGG
This region of Thermofilum sp. genomic DNA includes:
- a CDS encoding biotin carboxylase N-terminal domain-containing protein, with protein sequence MEPPFRKILIANRGEIAVRIIRTARDMGIRTVAVYSDADANALHALLADEKYRLGPGEPGASYLNMDAIIDVALKSGAEAVHPGYGFLAQNALFAEKVVENGLVWIGPHPDVIKLVGDKLGARRFFSSQGIPIVPGGLNPVDLRDAASYAEEIGYPVVVKPAGGGGGIGMFVAWSEEELEEKMKQAAHLAHAYFKNASVYLEKYFPKAKHIEVQVLGWRGGVIHLFERECSVQRRFQKVIEEAPSPSLSWDERKHVCELAVRAASSCGYTNAGTFEFIFDLDTRSFYLLEVNSRIQVEHPVTEAVTGVDIVEQQIRIAGEGKPTVQQGNVEIHAHAIEARIYAEDPMNSFAPSPGKITFLEIPQGPWVRVDSGVYEGYEIPHFYDPLIMKVITWGSSRAQALSRLLRAVSELRIGGIRHNKYLILKILEHPAFREANYTTRMLEDGELLRGLRNTDEAPLLPSGREAEKGGAAQKRVEQPERVNYWRLLARAGSASL
- a CDS encoding winged helix-turn-helix domain-containing protein gives rise to the protein MNRERMSASSRKPDEVAVAILKALVELGGGPVSCKEIAAKAGLDVRRVAGKIRGLVNTGYVEKVEEGKYRVTDKGRELVSA
- the speE gene encoding polyamine aminopropyltransferase; this encodes MSVMWYSEWLSPHEAHIHGILELIYDGYTKYQRVTIARTGSFGMALFLDGFLQSSEYDEFIYHECLVHPAMITHGNPRRVLIIGGGEGATAREVLKHESVERVVMVDIDEELVNLARKHMREWHQGAFDDPRLELIFEDGRKYVEETGEKFDVIILDITDPVRGTPGVYLYTKEFYEKVRERLGAGGVAVTQATSLRYYERAFAVIYNTFARVFPVSRRYKVFVPSFYSEWGFVMGSMGRDPLEVPPHEVREKLSRLRLQFLDEEQYRHLFTMPRYLANRLSRYTEVSTLSSPLEL
- a CDS encoding methyltransferase domain-containing protein, translated to MSSGYSEDLREARGLPINMWLKVEETLRALFKSGAYRLGNAAMSMGLDSLARRHALSLPSGLVLDIGCGDGYYSRELEEKGAEVVCLDPLEDVLKEARTTHAVVAVAEYLPFREGSFDFVLAMFSVRDFLDKPKGLWGMRKVSRRGAVVLDIFNPRSALLRLLFWAYVAGVAPLLGFLASGVARRWRLLYPTLRYMPTTAALERGGGRTILRLMGGILSVVFIPSFSRASPGNRSRRVG
- a CDS encoding PadR family transcriptional regulator; the encoded protein is MSAEQLDRLKSIRVNTVVKLYTLVLLAEEERHGYELMKLLAEMLGAPIGPSQVYPFLNKLEKAGLLGSRISGSREKKVYYLTPQGYEFVKELLEKSLSVLHTAVKILGKEKVCLP
- a CDS encoding polyprenyl synthetase family protein, producing the protein MLSAKATPESVVEKLNLLRLELKAYFQEQLPLLFPEIHDEVSYMVAGGKFLRGALSLFSADVAGCDKTRALPIALAVELMHASSLVYDDISDSTESRRGQPSFWKKYGLDEAVIVPHAAMATAISLIARYGGPEAVIASMGAWREAAVGQLWDLRAAKKNMRVVASYREVVSKKTGEVFGAACTLPLYAAGKRNLADIFKNYGVTLGAAYQVIDDMSDLSRGVKDSGSALLLLEESQGDYLQYGSRVLHQLITELLQLSGRLPAECGLLAAEILRTFAEEAGGEVREHVFRILGGFARSPRAPY
- a CDS encoding ferredoxin; translated protein: MPRFKVVIDRDQCISDMACVSLCPEVFEMNEEDGKSAIVAKYRLGGKLEEGEVPGELEDCVKSAAEACPVSIIHVSKVD
- a CDS encoding metallophosphoesterase family protein, whose protein sequence is MFTLEVSEKHESCVLCSDLHCEEESECWQLQAVLNFAANEKVDCLLILGDLFDRLHYRLPAEELKKHFEKLTGEAELPRYVYYTTSLSSHDPILPAPAKLKLKSSELLAVPGVLRLRVGGHSVCGLHGDLVVSSGVLAFLLNKLASAASRELLLEEIAKRRFCSNREWVFAGHTHLPGLDPVRRLGNPGSWKATWSGKIPYWKPSSFSVIKVSANEVKLLRVRL
- a CDS encoding TatD family hydrolase, which translates into the protein MIDSHCHLLYPGLREKVDEVLESAREALDAIITCGLPFDREKAPGFPGALESLKLARRYSGFVFVTLGLHPTQVSEMSDEEVEEYLAFVESRRDDIVGIGEIGLDRFWIKDELEHKRAQEVFEKFLNLAEKLGKPVVIHSRKAEEEAIAVLSSYSLKKVLMHSFTGSMTAAREALDRGYLFSVNYRVTNTKTMRKIARNFPMEAILVETDAPFLSPDSGINTPLSVRRVAEEVARLRGTSVEEVDEATTGNAIKFFGLEGKLAAGLKPHGASLP